One genomic region from Solwaraspora sp. WMMD792 encodes:
- a CDS encoding phosphomannomutase/phosphoglucomutase → MSDLSKIVKAYDVRGTTPDQLNETVARAIGTAFVQILAERGDKADRIVIAHDMRESSPPLADAFAAGATAAGAEVLHAGLASTDLLYYASGALELPGAMFTASHNPAQYNGIKMCRAGAAPIGQDSGLTDIRDRAQALLDGGEVPSGGDRVERRELLADYAAHLRTLVDLSAIRPLKVVVDAGNGMGGYTVPAVLGDTVLPALPLDIVPMYFELDGSFPNHEANPLNPENIVDLQKAVRDHNADLGLAFDGDADRCFVVDERGEPVSPSAITALVATRELAKHPGETVIHNLITSSAVPEIVRENGGEPVRSRVGHSFIKAEMARTNAVFGGEHSAHYYFRDFWFADTGMLAAMHMLAALGEQDKPLSELAHEFERYVASGEINSTVTDQQAKLAEIKTAYANADTDELDGLTVRFDDGAWINIRASNTEPLLRLNVEAPTVERMAELRDGVLALVRG, encoded by the coding sequence TTGTCTGACTTGTCCAAAATCGTCAAGGCCTACGACGTCCGTGGCACCACTCCCGACCAGTTGAACGAGACCGTGGCCCGGGCCATCGGCACCGCGTTCGTGCAGATCCTGGCCGAGCGCGGCGACAAAGCCGACCGGATCGTCATCGCCCACGACATGCGTGAGTCGTCGCCGCCGCTGGCCGACGCGTTCGCCGCCGGGGCCACCGCCGCCGGGGCCGAGGTGCTGCACGCCGGGCTGGCCTCCACCGACCTGCTCTACTACGCCTCCGGCGCGCTGGAGCTGCCCGGCGCGATGTTCACCGCCAGCCACAATCCAGCCCAGTACAACGGCATCAAGATGTGCCGGGCCGGGGCGGCGCCGATCGGCCAGGACTCCGGGCTGACCGACATCCGGGACCGGGCCCAGGCGCTGCTCGACGGCGGCGAGGTGCCGTCCGGCGGGGACCGGGTCGAACGGCGCGAACTGCTCGCCGACTACGCCGCGCATCTGCGTACCCTGGTCGACCTGTCCGCGATCCGGCCGCTGAAGGTGGTCGTCGACGCCGGCAACGGGATGGGCGGCTACACCGTGCCGGCGGTCCTCGGCGACACCGTGCTGCCGGCGCTGCCGCTGGACATCGTGCCGATGTACTTCGAGCTGGACGGCTCGTTCCCGAACCACGAGGCGAACCCGCTCAACCCGGAGAACATCGTCGACCTGCAGAAGGCGGTCCGGGACCACAACGCCGACCTGGGGCTGGCATTCGACGGCGATGCCGACCGCTGCTTCGTCGTCGACGAGCGTGGCGAGCCGGTCTCCCCGTCGGCGATCACCGCCCTGGTCGCCACCCGGGAGCTGGCCAAACACCCCGGCGAGACGGTCATCCACAACCTGATCACCTCCAGCGCGGTGCCGGAGATCGTCCGGGAGAACGGCGGTGAGCCGGTGCGTTCCCGGGTCGGCCACTCGTTCATCAAGGCCGAGATGGCCCGGACCAACGCGGTCTTCGGCGGTGAGCACTCGGCGCACTACTACTTCCGGGACTTCTGGTTCGCCGACACCGGGATGCTGGCCGCGATGCACATGCTGGCCGCGCTGGGCGAGCAGGACAAGCCGCTGTCCGAGCTGGCCCACGAGTTCGAGCGGTACGTCGCCTCCGGTGAGATCAACTCGACGGTCACCGACCAGCAGGCCAAGCTCGCCGAGATCAAGACGGCGTACGCCAACGCCGACACCGACGAGCTGGACGGGCTGACCGTCCGCTTCGACGACGGTGCCTGGATCAACATCCGTGCCTCGAACACCGAGCCGTTGCTGCGGCTCAACGTGGAGGCACCGACCGTCGAGCGGATGGCCGAGCTGCGCGACGGGGTGCTCGCGCTGGTTCGCGGCTAG
- a CDS encoding SIS domain-containing protein, with the protein MAVPIDGTSGVVGRRVADEALLDDVDGLNSTDPGGMLRFTASAGAQVRESAALAAEANLGVLGDEGRPRAVVIAGIGTAGRTGDVLATVAGPRCPVPVIPHRSAGVPGWVGAADVVIAVSASGRSPEALGAAQAAARRGARLVAVGPPDSQLQSVAEGVRAPFVPVPRRAPARASLWALTVPVLLAARALGLVKVNEADLAETAARLDADAERCRPAAESFVNPAKALALGLAGSVPIVWGSSPVASVAARRFGDTLSTNARYPVVTGALGEAGRGRVGLLDGVFGGLGESTRDIFADPDDDDDQSESPTRLRLVLLRDGGLNPEDDADEPFVVEERRAEAVQTLADRRGVRCDVITAEGGSALERLASLISVPDFASVYLALAHHLDPMAVPAVSEMKELSTT; encoded by the coding sequence ATGGCGGTTCCGATCGACGGCACGTCCGGGGTGGTGGGTCGGCGGGTCGCCGACGAGGCGCTGCTCGACGACGTGGACGGGCTCAACTCGACCGATCCCGGCGGCATGCTGCGGTTCACCGCGTCGGCCGGTGCCCAGGTGCGCGAGTCGGCGGCGTTGGCCGCCGAGGCCAACCTCGGTGTGCTCGGCGACGAGGGGCGACCCCGGGCGGTGGTCATCGCCGGTATCGGTACCGCCGGGCGGACCGGTGACGTGCTGGCCACTGTGGCCGGACCACGCTGTCCCGTACCGGTGATCCCGCACCGCAGCGCCGGCGTGCCCGGCTGGGTCGGCGCGGCCGACGTGGTCATCGCGGTCAGCGCTTCGGGACGCAGCCCGGAAGCGCTGGGTGCGGCTCAGGCCGCCGCCCGGCGCGGTGCCCGGCTGGTCGCCGTCGGGCCGCCCGACTCGCAGCTGCAGTCGGTCGCCGAAGGAGTACGCGCCCCGTTCGTCCCGGTGCCGCGACGCGCTCCGGCCCGGGCCAGCCTCTGGGCGTTGACCGTGCCGGTGCTGCTGGCCGCGCGGGCGTTGGGCCTGGTCAAGGTCAACGAGGCGGATCTGGCGGAGACGGCGGCCCGGCTGGACGCCGACGCCGAGCGGTGCCGCCCGGCCGCCGAGTCGTTCGTCAATCCGGCGAAGGCGCTCGCTCTCGGGCTGGCCGGGTCGGTGCCGATCGTCTGGGGCTCGTCGCCGGTGGCGTCGGTCGCCGCCCGCCGGTTCGGCGACACGCTGTCGACGAACGCCCGCTATCCGGTGGTCACCGGGGCGCTCGGCGAGGCCGGCCGGGGTCGGGTAGGGCTGCTCGACGGGGTCTTCGGCGGCCTGGGGGAGTCGACCCGGGACATTTTCGCCGACCCGGACGACGATGACGACCAGTCCGAGTCGCCGACCCGGTTGCGTCTGGTGCTGCTGCGTGACGGTGGGTTGAACCCGGAGGACGACGCCGACGAACCCTTCGTGGTCGAGGAGCGTCGGGCCGAGGCGGTGCAGACCCTGGCGGACCGGCGCGGTGTGCGGTGCGACGTGATCACCGCGGAGGGCGGTTCGGCACTGGAACGGCTCGCCTCGTTGATCTCGGTCCCCGACTTCGCCTCCGTCTACCTGGCGCTGGCGCACCATCTGGACCCGATGGCGGTGCCGGCGGTGAGCGAGATGAAGGAACTCTCCACCACCTGA
- a CDS encoding Trm112 family protein, with amino-acid sequence MALDSQLLEILACPDTHHTPLTYDAAASTLTCPECSRVFEVRDGIPVLLLDEARQPGEAG; translated from the coding sequence ATGGCCCTGGATTCGCAGCTGCTGGAGATCCTCGCCTGCCCGGACACGCACCACACGCCGTTGACCTACGACGCTGCCGCGTCGACCCTCACCTGTCCGGAGTGCTCGCGGGTCTTCGAGGTGCGCGACGGGATCCCGGTGCTGCTGCTGGACGAGGCCCGCCAGCCCGGCGAGGCCGGCTGA